A genomic window from Candidatus Kouleothrix ribensis includes:
- a CDS encoding DUF3574 domain-containing protein yields the protein MQHIRTPLAFAAAAVVSIGTVLALVFSSLTLGGAGRAEAQAAPTPVATIAPTAAPAEPQAQPAIPGVDAQLFARTELYFGSERPGPDVSRREFAQFLDKEITPRFPDGLTLLTGRGQFREADGTIIEETSFVLILFYPYEDRAEASALVEEIRRLYTKQFDQESVLRVDDPRPVLVAF from the coding sequence ATGCAGCACATCCGTACCCCGCTCGCCTTTGCAGCCGCCGCCGTCGTCAGTATCGGCACCGTCCTGGCCCTGGTGTTCAGCAGCCTGACCCTCGGTGGGGCCGGCCGCGCTGAGGCCCAGGCCGCGCCGACGCCAGTCGCCACGATCGCCCCCACCGCCGCACCAGCGGAGCCGCAAGCCCAGCCCGCCATCCCCGGAGTTGACGCGCAGCTGTTCGCACGCACCGAGCTCTACTTCGGCAGCGAGCGCCCCGGCCCCGACGTCTCGCGGCGCGAGTTCGCGCAGTTCCTCGACAAGGAGATCACCCCGCGCTTCCCCGACGGCCTGACGCTGCTCACCGGCCGCGGCCAGTTCCGCGAGGCCGATGGCACGATCATCGAGGAGACCAGCTTCGTGCTGATCCTCTTCTACCCGTACGAGGACCGGGCGGAGGCCAGCGCCCTGGTGGAGGAGATTCGCCGGCTGTACACCAAGCAGTTCGACCAGGAGTCGGTGCTGCGCGTGGACGACCCGCGCCCCGTGCTGGTGGCCTTCTAG
- a CDS encoding DUF418 domain-containing protein: MLFYGYGLGLYGQVGAAQGVLLTVLIFALQVAWSSWWLRRFQFGPAEWLWRTLTYGRAQPMRRRSATALQR; the protein is encoded by the coding sequence ATGCTGTTCTACGGCTACGGGCTTGGACTCTACGGGCAGGTCGGCGCGGCACAGGGCGTGCTGCTCACGGTGCTGATCTTCGCGCTGCAGGTCGCCTGGAGCAGCTGGTGGCTGCGCCGCTTCCAGTTCGGCCCCGCCGAGTGGCTCTGGCGCACGCTCACCTACGGGCGCGCCCAGCCGATGCGCCGACGCTCGGCAACCGCGCTCCAGCGTTGA
- a CDS encoding ester cyclase yields MTTATATNKVLLAQLFEAINRADFARLDPHPGFYETRQYVPPMHQLFADWQTTHMQQIAEGDLVFSYATVAMTHRGPFAGVAPTGKRITVEVLSLDEVRDGVVVQHNSASTWADVLRQLGVPAFQPWPARVPGTLSHGVDVPAARRQANKAAALELLDALSRGAFGADVVAAGPGELSDRFVELRCAFPDLSLTPLVQIAEGDLVATRAELRGTHLGALYGLPATGRNLRWEFFALMRVVAGVVVAQQSSPDWNDALAQLGLLAL; encoded by the coding sequence ATGACCACTGCGACCGCGACCAATAAGGTGCTGCTCGCCCAGCTGTTCGAGGCGATCAACCGCGCCGACTTCGCCCGGCTCGATCCCCACCCCGGCTTCTATGAGACCCGCCAGTACGTGCCGCCGATGCACCAACTGTTCGCCGACTGGCAGACCACCCACATGCAGCAGATCGCCGAGGGCGACCTTGTGTTCAGCTACGCCACCGTAGCGATGACTCACCGCGGCCCCTTCGCGGGCGTCGCGCCCACCGGCAAGCGCATCACCGTGGAGGTGTTGAGCCTTGATGAGGTGCGCGACGGCGTCGTGGTGCAGCACAACAGCGCCTCCACCTGGGCCGACGTGCTCCGGCAGCTCGGCGTGCCGGCCTTCCAGCCCTGGCCTGCACGGGTGCCGGGAACGCTTTCGCACGGTGTCGACGTGCCGGCGGCGCGCCGGCAGGCCAACAAGGCTGCCGCCCTTGAGCTGCTGGACGCCCTCAGCCGCGGCGCGTTTGGCGCCGACGTCGTAGCGGCCGGCCCCGGTGAGCTGAGCGACCGCTTTGTCGAGCTGCGGTGCGCCTTCCCCGACCTGTCGCTCACGCCGCTGGTGCAGATCGCCGAGGGCGACCTGGTGGCCACGCGGGCGGAGCTACGCGGCACCCATCTCGGCGCCCTCTACGGCCTTCCGGCGACGGGGAGGAACCTGCGCTGGGAGTTCTTCGCGCTCATGCGCGTCGTCGCCGGTGTCGTCGTGGCCCAGCAAAGCTCGCCGGACTGGAACGACGCTCTGGCACAGCTCGGCTTGCTCGCGCTGTAG